One Eremothecium cymbalariae DBVPG#7215 chromosome 2, complete sequence DNA window includes the following coding sequences:
- the VPH1 gene encoding H(+)-transporting V0 sector ATPase subunit a (similar to Ashbya gossypii ADR177C), with product MTEKQEGVFRSVDMVLTEMFIPQEIARDAVYTLGDTGLVQFRDLNRSVQKFQRTFVTELQRLDNVERQYRYFNSLLEKYKIPIYVENLDEEEEYETLVCENGGLTPLSRFSMPPSTSVIDDHVENANLLEERFVQLVEASEQLESQKTNMEEFRYLLIAVERFFMSDGSDFHNFGDIENEINEDELESGTLAPSVSYLTGVISHEKIITLEKILWRVLRGNLFFKHIELPDPLYDPKLKEKVQKDAFIVFTHGDLILERVKKIAESLDANLYQVEHSSEPRSKQLSEVNGRLNDLYKVLETTAVTLEAGLYSISKELEGWNKQICKEKMVYQTLNLFAYDSNRKTLTAEGWIPKDELETLQIELKTLTSTLGSDAPAIVNVLHTNKTPPTFHRTNKFTKAFQDLCDCYAIPSFQEVNPGLATIVTFPFMFAIMFGDLGHGMLMVMVALVFVYKEAAIGKMKRDEILDMAYSGRYVLLLMGSFSIYTGLLYNDMFSISLTVFKSGWKWPASWEVGETIEATQVGVYSMGIDSAWHGAENALLFSNSLKMKLSIIIGFSHMLYSYGFALINALYFNDMVEIFCNFIPGLLFMCSIFGYLVVCIIYKWSIDWVKNSKPAPGLLNMLINMFLAPGNIQEQLYVGQAQFQVFLLLVALVCIPWLLLAKPLYFYYNQKKHLHQPLPSSDYDLADVTVEEHLPEDYDLSTDDQNPEGSHGENLGDVIIHQVIHTIEWCLNCVSHTASYLRLWALSLAHAQLSTVLWSMTLQRGFEMDGPFGIFMIVFLFAMWFVLTCAILVIMEGTSAMLHSLRLHWVESMSKFFKGEGTLYEPFVFSYNGFE from the coding sequence ATGACAGAAAAACAGGAGGGTGTTTTTCGATCAGTGGATATGGTCTTGACAGAGATGTTCATTCCGCAGGAAATTGCTAGAGATGCAGTGTACACTTTAGGGGATACGGGGTTGGTACAGTTTAGAGATTTGAACAGAAGTGTGCAGAAGTTTCAGCGTACGTTTGTGACGGAGCTGCAGCGGTTAGATAATGTGGAGAGACAGTACCGGTACTTTAATTCGTTGTTagaaaaatacaaaattcCTATTTATGTGGAGAATTTAGACGAAGAGGAAGAGTATGAAACTTTGGTGTGTGAGAATGGGGGGCTGACGCCTCTATCGAGGTTTAGTATGCCACCGAGCACATCTGTGATTGATGATCATGTGGAGAATGCCAATTTGTTGGAGGAGCGGTTTGTGCAGTTGGTGGAGGCTAGTGAGCAGTTGGAGTCGCAGAAGACGAATATGGAGGAATTTCGGTATCTTTTGATTGCTGTGGAAAGGTTTTTTATGAGTGACGGTAGTGATTTCCATAATTTCGgagatattgaaaatgaaatcaaCGAGGATGAACTGGAAAGCGGTACTTTGGCTCCTTCTGTGTCCTATCTTACTGGTGTTATCTCCCATGAGAAGATAATTACGTTAGAGAAGATATTGTGGAGGGTCTTAAGGGGCAACctatttttcaaacatatTGAGTTGCCGGATCCATTGTATGATCCAAAATTGAAAGAGAAAGTTCAGAAAGATGCATTTATTGTGTTTACGCATGGTGATTTGATCTTGGAAAGAGTTAAAAAGATAGCAGAGTCTTTGGATGCTAATTTATACCAAGTTGAGCATTCAAGTGAACCTAGATCTAAACAGTTGTCGGAAGTCAACGGTCGCCTTAATGACTTGTACAAAGTGCTAGAAACAACAGCCGTTACTTTGGAAGCTGGTTTGTATTCTATCAGTAAAGAGTTAGAAGGATGGAATAAGCAAATTTGTAAAGAAAAGATGGTTTATCAAACTTTAAACCTATTTGCATATGACTCCAATAGAAAAACACTAACTGCGGAGGGTTGGATTCCGAAAGATGAGTTAGAAACTTTGCAAATAGaattgaaaactttgacTTCAACATTGGGCAGTGATGCACCTGCTATTGTCAATGTCTTGCATACTAACAAAACTCCACCAACTTTCCATCGTACTAATAAGTTTACAAAGGCCTTTCAGGACCTTTGTGACTGTTATGCTATTCCGTCATTTCAAGAAGTTAATCCTGGTCTTGCGACTATCGTTACTTTCCCATTCATGTTTGCCATTATGTTTGGTGATCTCGGACATGGTATGTTAATGGTCATGGTTGCACTGGTGTTTGTGTACAAAGAAGCGGCTATTGGTAAAATGAAGAGAGATGAGATTCTTGACATGGCATACTCTGGGAGATACGTTCTTTTGCTAATGGGTTCATTTTCCATTTACACTGGCTTGTTGTACAACGATatgttttcaatatcaCTAACAGTTTTCAAATCTGGATGGAAGTGGCCTGCTTCCTGGGAAGTTGGTGAGACAATAGAAGCCACTCAAGTTGGTGTATACTCTATGGGAATTGATTCTGCGTGGCATGGGGCGGAAAACGCTTTGTTATTTAGTAATTCCTTAAAGATGAAGTTATCTATCATTATAGGTTTCAGTCATATGCTATATTCTTACGGGTTTGCTCTAATCAACGCACTTTATTTCAATGATATGGTTGAAATATTCTGCAATTTTATCCCTGGTTTGTTGTTCATGTGCAgtatttttggttatttGGTGGTATGCATCATTTACAAATGGTCTATTGATTGGGTTAAGAACAGCAAACCAGCTCCTGGATTATTAAACATGTTGATAAACATGTTTTTGGCCCCCGGTAATATACAGGAACAGCTATACGTGGGTCAAGCACAATTTCAGGTCTTTCTATTACTAGTCGCACTTGTTTGCATTCCATGGTTGTTGCTGGCAAAGCCATTATATTTCTAttataatcaaaaaaaacatTTACATCAACCATTGCCTAGTTCCGATTACGATCTGGCCGATGTTACCGTTGAAGAACATCTTCCTGAGGATTACGATCTTTCTACCGACGATCAGAATCCTGAAGGCAGCCATGGCGAAAATCTAGGTGACGTTATAATTCATCAGGTTATTCATACAATTGAATGGTGTTTAAACTGTGTCTCACACACAGCTTCCTATTTACGGTTGTGGGCTTTATCTTTGGCGCACGCCCAATTATCTACGGTTTTGTGGTCGATGACCCTTCAGCGGGGATTTGAAATGGATGGACCATTTGGCATTTTTATGATAGTTTTTCTATTTGCCATGTGGTTTGTTCTCACTTGCGCTATATTGGTGATTATGGAGGGTACGTCTGCGATGTTACATTCGCTACGTTTACACTGGGTGGAATCTATGtctaaattcttcaagGGAGAAGGAACTTTATACGAACCATTTGTATTCTCCTACAATGGATTTGAATAA
- the RRN10 gene encoding Rrn10p (similar to Ashbya gossypii AFR180C), whose protein sequence is MDPNVYEACSDLIYKFHGPSSADEVLADKVNHLVPVPLPSAEEIESAAREELETDEEVLPHMDLKVLHYFLTQLVVQKYPHLINCFDETSLIAVGMMVEELVQQYARKGSGELSEGAAMVITKMTNYRESPSNI, encoded by the coding sequence ATGGATCCGAACGTTTATGAAGCATGCAGTGATCTGATATACAAGTTCCATGGGCCTTCGAGTGCAGATGAAGTTCTTGCAGACAAAGTAAACCATCTGGTTCCTGTGCCGCTGCCGTCGGCGGAAGAGATTGAATCTGCCGCCAGGGAGGAGTTGGAAACAGATGAGGAGGTACTTCCGCATATGGATCTGAAGGTGTtgcattattttttgacaCAGTTGGTTGTGCAGAAATATCCTCATTTGATCAATTGTTTTGATGAGACGTCGTTGATTGCTGTCGGAATGATGGTTGAAGAGCTGGTGCAGCAGTATGCGAGAAAAGGATCGGGGGAGCTTAGTGAAGGTGCTGCAATGGTCATAACGAAGATGACCAACTATAGAGAGTCTCCGTCGAATATCTGA
- the MCM2 gene encoding MCM DNA helicase complex subunit MCM2 (similar to Ashbya gossypii AFR178W), whose amino-acid sequence MSSDGETGNPRRRRRSTDDGDGLGSDSVRGEGLDNLPSSPQATGVIVGGEVLRNTRTESPLGSPDEIDFENPDNDGDEKIEFEEDLEEVEERMNEVDLMGEEMYNDYRSNRDKDFYESEGMDDDDQPELSAEDRRRIDAQLNERDRLINSRQAFLDEDGDGGDDVQQLDSMGMPIQRRRKRRQYEDGDYDDLLSDMDIDPLMEELTLESLSDVKASSYSEWITQHNVARTIARELKSFLLEYTDEFGKSVYGARIRTLGELNSESLEVNYRHLSESKAVLALFLAKCPEEMLKIFDTVAMEATQLHYPEYTRIHSEIHVRISDFPTIHNLRELREANLNSLIRVTGVVTRRTGVFPQLKYVKFNCLKCGSILGPYYQDSNEEIKITFCTNCRSKGPFRTNMEKTLYRNYQRLTLQESPGTVPAGRLPRHREVILLWDLVDTAKPGEEIEVTGVYKNTYDGSLNARSGFPVFATVIEANSVKRREGGLHVGDGNDEGLDSFSWTEEEESSFRKMSRDRGIIDKVISSIAPSIYGHRDIKTAIACSLFGGVPKNVNGKHSIRGDINVLLLGDPGTAKSQILKYVEKTAHRAVFATGQGASAVGLTASVRKDPITKEWTLEGGALVLADKGVCMIDEFDKMTDQDRTSIHEAMEQQSISISKAGIVTTLQARCSIIAAANPNGGRYNSTLPLSQNVDLTEPILSRFDILCVVRDLVDEESDERLATFVVDSHVRSHPDADSILQEDDEMQSDDEGNVQLSSRQKRLQRHREKEGEISPIPQETLMKYIHYARTKVNPKLHQMDMDKVAKVYADLRRESITTGSFPITVRHLESILRIAEAFAKIRLSEFVSSWDLDRAIKVTIDSFVGAQKISVRRQLQRSFAIYTIGKRDQV is encoded by the coding sequence ATGTCATCGGATGGTGAGACAGGAAAcccaagaagaaggagaagaagtaCAGATGACGGAGATGGCTTGGGTTCTGATTCTGTGCGTGGGGAAGGCTTAGATAACCTACCATCGTCCCCTCAAGCCACAGGTGTAATTGTTGGAGGTGAAGTATTGAGGAACACAAGAACTGAGTCGCCTTTAGGTTCGCCTGATGAAATTGACTTTGAGAACCCAGataatgatggtgatgagaAAATAGAGTTTGAAGAGGACCTTGAAGAGGTGGAGGAAAGGATGAATGAGGTTGATTTAATGGGTGAGGAGATGTATAATGATTACCGTAGTAACAGGGATAAGGATTTTTATGAAAGTGAAGGtatggatgatgatgatcagcCAGAATTATCTGCAGAGGATCGTAGGAGGATTGATGCTCAATTGAATGAAAGGGATCGGTTGATTAATAGTAGACAGGCATTcttggatgaagatgggGATGGAGGAGACGATGTTCAACAGTTGGATTCTATGGGGATGCCTATCCAGAGACGTCGTAAAAGGCGGCAATACGAGGACGGTGACTACGATGATCTCCTTTCTGATATGGACATTGATCCTCTAATGGAGGAGTTAACTTTAGAATCTCTAAGTGATGTGAAAGCGTCCAGTTATTCTGAATGGATTACACAGCATAATGTGGCACGTACCATTGCTCGAGAACTGAaatcttttcttttagAGTATACAGATGAATTTGGAAAGTCTGTCTACGGTGCAAGAATCAGGACTCTTGGTGAGTTAAACTCTGAATCTTTGGAAGTTAATTATAGGCACCTTTCAGAGTCTAAGGCTGTTTTAGCCCTTTTCTTGGCCAAATGCCCTGAAGAGATGTTAAAGATTTTTGATACAGTTGCAATGGAAGCAACTCAACTGCATTATCCAGAATATACTCGTATACACTCAGAGATACATGTCAGGATCTCTGATTTCCCCACTATACATAATTTACGAGAATTACGTGAAGCTAATTTGAATTCGTTAATACGTGTAACGGGTGTTGTCACCAGAAGAACAGGTGTTTTTCCACAATTAAAATACGTTAAATTCAACTGCTTGAAATGTGGTTCGATTTTAGGTCCCTACTACCAAGACTCTAATGAGGAAATTAAAATCACCTTCTGTACTAACTGTAGATCGAAGGGTCCATTCAGGACAAATATGGAAAAAACCCTGTATCGTAACTACCAACGATTAACTCTACAAGAGTCTCCAGGAACTGTACCTGCTGGTAGGTTGCCTCGTCATAGAGAGGTTATCTTATTGTGGGATCTAGTTGATACTGCAAAACCTGGTGAAGAAATAGAAGTTACTGGTGTATATAAAAACACCTATGATGGGAGCTTGAATGCCAGAAGTGGATTTCCGGTTTTTGCAACGGTTATTGAAGCCAATTCTGTCAAAAGAAGGGAAGGTGGTCTACATGTTGGCGATGGTAATGATGAAGGCCTAGATTCATTTAGTTGGACAGAGGAGGAGGAAAGTTCATTCCGGAAAATGTCGCGTGATCGTGGAATTATTGATAAGGTCATCTCATCTATTGCGCCTTCTATATATGGTCATAGAGATATCAAAACTGCAATTGCATGCTCTTTGTTTGGTGGTGTCCCAAAAAATGTTAATGGAAAACATTCTATTCGTGGTGATATAAATGTTTTATTACTAGGTGATCCTGGTACTGCGAAATCACAGATCTTAAAATATGTGGAAAAGACGGCCCATCGGGCTGTGTTCGCTACCGGCCAGGGTGCCTCTGCCGTTGGTTTAACTGCTTCTGTTAGAAAAGACCCCATCACCAAAGAATGGACACTTGAAGGAGGTGCTTTAGTCCTTGCTGATAAAGGTGTCTGTATGATAGATGAGTTTGATAAGATGACTGACCAAGACCGTACCTCCATCCATGAAGCTATGGAGCAACAGAGCATATCCATATCAAAAGCTGGTATTGTAACTACATTACAGGCCAGATGTTCCATTATTGCAGCGGCTAACCCTAATGGTGGACGTTATAATTCTACACTACCCCTGAGTCAAAATGTGGATTTGACAGAACCCATTTTGTCAagatttgatattttatGTGTTGTAAGAGATTTAGTAGATGAGGAAAGTGACGAAAGGTTGGCAACATTTGTCGTTGATTCTCATGTTAGATCGCATCCAGATGCAGATTCTATCCtacaagaagatgatgagatgCAATCAGACGATGAGGGCAACGTACAACTATCCTCAAGACAAAAGAGGTTACAGAGACATAGGGAGAAGGAAGGTGAAATTTCTCCAATTCCCCAGGAAACACTCATGAAATATATCCACTATGCCAGAACCAAGGTAAATCCTAAGCTGCATCAAATGGATATGGATAAAGTTGCCAAAGTATATGCCGATCTAAGGCGTGAGAGTATTACAACAGGATCATTCCCGATTACTGTACGTCATCTGGAATCTATTTTGAGAATTGCAGAAGCATTTGCCAAGATCAGATTATCCGAATTTGTCTCCTCTTGGGACTTGGACCGTGCTATCAAAGTTACCATTGATAGTTTTGTTGGCGCCCAGAAGATTAGTGTACGTCGCCAACTACAAAGATCTTTCGCTATTTACACCATAGGTAAAAGAGATCAGGTGTAA
- the NCL1 gene encoding tRNA (cytosine-C5-)-methyltransferase (similar to Ashbya gossypii AFR179C): MARRKNNRRGGRKTFGARDDVHAQKDWTELVKENEKWESYYKALGLFPEEQWEQFKKTCQTQLPLTFRVTGSRKHAQEVLQLFEEKHLPNLTGIEWDGENIEAPKPLPWYPDRLAWQLDVSKGVIRKNEQFAKMQRYLVVENAVGNISRQEAVSMIPPLLLEVEPQHTVLDMCAAPGSKTAQLIEALHAKGPEPSGFVVANDADYRRSHMLVHQLKRLNSANLIVVNHDAQFFPRIKTSEGSKDFLRFDRVLCDVPCSGDGTMRKNINVWKDWATASGLGLHTVQVNILNRGLNLLKDGGRLVYSTCSLNPIENEAVVAAALRKWGDKIKLVECGDKLPGLIRSQGISQWPVYDKGFNAKQRSDEGVDASWFPPTDEEISKFHLESCVRVYPHQQNTGGFFIAVFEKASAEEPIQTGEKSEEPELKKQKRDVAPKKEKLPRDANEEPFIFVDPNHSELAICWEFYGICDDFDKSTCLVRNATGEPTRVIYHVATALKQLIQANEDRLKIVYSGVRLFVSQRSDIGCSWRIQSETLPIIKHHMSGNRVVETNMEMFKKLLLEAFPRFEEMEEAHIDDNFISRMKELSTGCAFIKVDRGADKEDLFLPIWNGTKCVNLMVCKEDTHEILYRVFGIETTSKQNPKADAQAKAQNEKEASENALPDESPDEPPTDTSVPVENKVPETESNFEAA; encoded by the coding sequence ATGGCtagaagaaaaaacaatcGTAGAGGAGGTAGGAAGACTTTTGGAGCGCGTGATGACGTGCATGCCCAGAAAGATTGGACTGAACTCGTGAAGGAGAATGAAAAGTGGGAGAGTTACTACAAGGCGTTAGGGTTGTTTCCAGAGGAACAGTGGGAGCAGTTTAAGAAGACGTGTCAGACGCAGTTGCCGTTAACGTTTAGGGTTACAGGATCGAGAAAGCATGCCCAGGAAGTTTTGCAGTTGTTTGAGGAGAAGCACTTGCCTAATTTGACTGGCATTGAATGGGATGGAGAAAATATTGAGGCTCCAAAGCCGCTTCCATGGTATCCAGACCGGTTAGCGTGGCAGCTGGATGTGTCTAAGGGAGTGATCCGTAAGAATGAACAGTTTGCTAAGATGCAGCGGTATTTGGTTGTTGAGAATGCTGTTGGGAATATATCTAGACAAGAAGCAGTTTCTATGATTCCGCCTCTCTTACTTGAGGTTGAACCCCAACATACTGTGCTAGATATGTGCGCGGCACCAGGGTCTAAGACTGCCCAGTTGATTGAAGCTTTGCATGCAAAAGGCCCAGAGCCTTCTGGGTTTGTGGTGGCAAACGATGCTGATTATCGGAGATCCCATATGCTTGTACATCAACTGAAGAGACTTAACTCTGCAAACCTGATTGTGGTGAACCACGATGCCCAATTCTTCCCGCGTATAAAAACCTCCGAGGGTAGTAAAGATTTCTTAAGATTCGATAGGGTTCTCTGTGACGTTCCATGTTCTGGTGATGGAACGATGagaaagaatattaatgTTTGGAAAGACTGGGCCACTGCTTCTGGGCTTGGATTGCATACAGTGCAAGTAAACATTTTGAACAGAGGTTTAAACCTATTAAAAGATGGCGGTAGGCTTGTTTACTCTACTTGTTCCTTGAATCCAATAGAAAATGAAGCTGTAGTCGCAGCTGCGCTTAGAAAATGGGGCGACAAAATCAAGCTAGTTGAATGTGGCGATAAATTGCCCGGGTTGATTAGATCTCAAGGCATTAGCCAATGGCCTGTATACGACAAAGGCTTCAATGCTAAACAAAGGTCTGACGAAGGTGTCGATGCAAGTTGGTTTCCTCCAACAGACGAAGAGATCAGTAAATTTCATTTAGAATCTTGTGTTAGAGTTTATCCTCACCAACAGAACACAGGTGGGTTCTTTATCGCcgtttttgaaaaggcTAGCGCAGAAGAGCCTATTCAAACAGGAGAAAAATCTGAAGAGCCCGAACtcaagaagcagaagagGGATGTAGCCccaaagaaggaaaaactACCAAGAGATGCTAACGAAGAGCCCTTTATATTTGTCGATCCTAACCATTCTGAATTAGCTATTTGTTGGGAATTCTATGGAATTTGCGACGATTTTGATAAAAGTACTTGTTTGGTTCGCAACGCAACAGGAGAACCAACTAGAGTCATATATCATGTTGCTACCGCTTTGAAACAACTAATTCAAGCAAATGAAGATAGGTTAAAGATTGTTTACTCCGGTGTCAGACTGTTTGTTTCACAAAGAAGTGATATTGGCTGCTCCTGGAGGATACAAAGTGAGACATTACctataataaaacatcACATGAGTGGCAATAGAGTCGTCGAAACTAACATGGAAATGTTCAAGAAATTGTTATTGGAAGCTTTCCCAAGATTTGAGGAGATGGAAGAAGCTCATATTGACGACaattttatttcaagaatGAAAGAATTGAGTACAGGTTGCGCTTTTATTAAAGTTGATCGTGGAGCTGACAAAGAAGATCTTTTCTTACCAATTTGGAATGGTACTAAATGTGTCAATTTGATGGTCTGTAAAGAAGATACACATGAGATCCTGTACAGGGTTTTTGGAATCGAAACTACTAGCAAGCAAAATCCAAAGGCAGATGCTCAAGCTAAGGCTCAAAATGAGAAGGAAGCTTCAGAAAATGCTCTACCCGATGAATCACCTGATGAGCCCCCCACTGATACTTCTGTACCTGTCGAAAACAAGGTCCCAGAAACTGAGTCAAACTTTGAAGCTGCTTAA
- the EMP65 gene encoding Emp65p (similar to Ashbya gossypii AFR176W), producing MPKKQCQVQTKPQVKSKRGPVNKFRNFLINEIGPLTSRSISDTLLEENEAGIENDLELIINMVKLPIKLEKFFLFSLLASLDCFMYYFTIVPLRLVHGLTKRDRYQKVIKEVKMLSLILVSSFVLLHLDTSRVYHKIKGQSAVKLYMMFQVLEMCDKMLSSFGQNLFSTVIISKTTRKHTIREICLFVATLGYLIAHVFILIYQTIALNVAVNSYSNSLLTLILSMQFAELKASVFKRFDKEGLFQLAIADIVERFQLLTFLTIIALRNIVATGKSISHIIPNSWRLPSTSSIITGVLYGPVVTVIGSEILVDWIKHGYVTKFNCIRPHLYDRFLQILYHDHQNNLREFQLRIGLPIPALVVLFIVLVSPTISQGLISASTSSMNTVAILVLGFLCLVLAKFILQAILLKWVKASQPLYQLNTDIYVPGSLSSGIGKVDEQMRSTMHSKRFSPSSSESTEEVKKAPPNPSELRLKKDVKHPHSLESVGRFKMVSKRIW from the coding sequence GAAGAGGGGACCTGTGAATAAATTcaggaattttttaatCAATGAGATAGGCCCATTAACTTCAAGGTCAATTTCTGATACTTTgcttgaagaaaatgaagcaGGTATTGAGAACGACCTAGAGCTGATCATCAATATGGTAAAGCTCCCGATAAAGTTAGAGAagttctttttattttcgCTTCTTGCCTCTTTGGACTGCTTCATGTACTACTTCACCATTGTTCCCCTAAGGTTAGTTCATGGATTAACTAAGAGAGATAGATACCAAAAGGTTATTAAAGAGGTTAAGATGCTTTCCCTGATACTTGTCTcaagttttgttttattgCATTTGGATACTTCGAGAGTATATCATAAGATCAAAGGGCAGAGTGCAGTCAAGTTGTATATGATGTTCCAAGTATTGGAAATGTGTGACAAAATGCTATCAAGTTTTGGGCAAAACTTGTTTTCTACTGTAATTATATCTAAAACCACCAGAAAGCACACTATTAGGGAAATTTGTTTATTTGTGGCAACTTTAGGCTATCTAATTGCACacgtttttattttaatttacCAGACCATAGCTTTGAATGTTGCTGTTAATTCTTACTCCAATTCTCTTCTAACGCTTATTTTATCGATGCAGTTTGCAGAGTTAAAAGCATCTGTGTTTAAGAGATTTGATAAAGAGGGTTTGTTTCAGTTAGCCATTGCAGACATTGTTGAACGGTTTCAATTATTGACGTTTTTGACGATTATTGCATTGAGAAATATTGTTGCTACTGGTAAATCTATCTCACATATTATTCCGAACTCCTGGAGGTTACCCTCTACGTCTTCCATTATTACTGGGGTTCTTTACGGGCCTGTTGTTACTGTTATTGGGAGCGAGATATTAGTGGATTGGATAAAACATGGGTATGTGACAAAGTTTAATTGCATAAGACCACACCTGTATGATAGATTTTTACAAATATTATACCATGATCACCAAAATAATCTAAGAGAGTTTCAATTGAGGATTGGACTACCAATACCTGCCcttgttgttctttttattgttcTTGTAAGCCCTACTATTTCACAAGGTCTAATTTCGGCTAGCACGTCCAGCATGAATACTGTTGCAATACTTGTACTTGGTTTCCTCTGTCTAGTTTTGGCAAAATTCATATTGCAGGCAATATTGCTAAAATGGGTTAAAGCATCTCAACCTTTGTACCAGCTTAACACTGATATTTATGTGCCAGGTAGTTTATCGTCTGGTATAGGCAAAGTTGACGAGCAAATGCGTTCAACAATGCACTCTAAAAGGTTCTCaccttcatcttcagagTCCACCGAAGAAGTCAAAAAGGCCCCTCCAAATCCAAGTGAATTgagattaaaaaaagatgTAAAGCATCCACATTCACTAGAATCAGTCGGACGTTTCAAAATGgtttccaaaagaatttgGTAA
- a CDS encoding uncharacterized protein (similar to Ashbya gossypii AFR177C), with product MSEISASDYISQQEALEVQARELMPWDPTKCTYSMGSIRQPIFACRSCGDIGVCYSCSIQCHTNCNLVELFYKRQFSCDCGTERQRSDNKKCRLRGNETADIPDYSNRYGQNFRGLFCDCGQEYDPNTNSTMLQCILGLECNEDWYHDYCILGCTNNPNIKESESKLGGFPSLESFEAFICWKCVSKYHSQFSRLLCHNLADDIVSDTVMWVPCSSLKEREAKLEQNNNSAKRKRYDGEYSVFLKERYSSTLDKLKSLLPKEDMLRIFLADIASFLIRDDPIYEPPEDTDPVSSYEAASQALRSVGHQNTIDGLIAYQAIKSKLSSFLRPFAETGTIVKEEDIKSFFKSQKKPSSGSS from the coding sequence ATGAGTGAAATAAGTGCAAGCGATTATATCTCGCAGCAAGAGGCATTGGAGGTTCAAGCTAGAGAGTTGATGCCATGGGATCCCACAAAATGCACATACTCTATGGGTTCTATTAGACAACCGATATTCGCATGCCGGTCATGTGGAGATATTGGCGTTTGTTATTCGTGCTCAATACAATGTCATACGAATTGTAATTTGGTTGAATTGTTTTATAAGAGGCAATTTAGTTGTGATTGTGGTACTGAAAGACAGAGGTCAGATAACAAGAAATGTAGATTGAGAGGTAATGAAACAGCAGATATTCCAGATTATTCAAATCGATATGGACAAAATTTTAGGGGTTTATTTTGTGATTGTGGTCAAGAATATGATCCTAATACCAACTCTACAATGTTACAATGTATTTTAGGACTGGAGTGCAATGAGGATTGGTATCATGATTATTGTATATTAGGATGCACGAATAATCCCAATATTAAAGAATCTGAAAGTAAGCTTGGTGGGTTTCCAAGTTTAGAATCGTTTGAAGCATTTATATGTTGGAAATGTGTGTCCAAATACCATTCCCAATTCTCCCGTTTGTTGTGTCACAATTTAGCAGACGATATTGTGTCTGATACTGTAATGTGGGTTCCATGTTCATCTCTTAAAGAGCGGGAGGCGAAATTAGAGCAGAATAACAATTCTGCAAAGAGAAAGAGATACGATGGTGAATATTCAGTGTTTCTGAAAGAACGGTACTCTTCTACGTTGGATAAATTGAAGAGTTTATTGCCAAAGGAGGATATGCTGCGGATATTTCTTGCAGATATCGCATCTTTCTTAATTCGTGATGACCCTATATACGAGCCTCCAGAGGATACAGATCCAGTGTCATCATATGAAGCTGCATCCCAGGCTTTGCGTTCAGTTGGTCACCAAAATACCATTGATGGTCTTATTGCATATCAAGCAATAAAGTCTAAACTATCGAGTTTCTTGAGGCCGTTCGCCGAAACAGGAACGATTGTTAAAGAGGAAGACATTAAatcctttttcaaatcgCAGAAGAAGCCGTCTTCTGGTTCATCATGA